One region of Tamandua tetradactyla isolate mTamTet1 chromosome 6, mTamTet1.pri, whole genome shotgun sequence genomic DNA includes:
- the P2RX5 gene encoding P2X purinoceptor 5, translated as MGQAGWKGLLLSLFDYKTEKYVIAKNKKVGLLYRLLQVSILMYLVLWVFLMKKGYQDTDTSLQSSVITKVKGVAFTNTSELGERLWDVADYVIPPQGESVFFVMTNLIVTPKQRQDTCAEREGIPDALCSKDSDCPPGEAVVAGNGVKTGRCLWEGSAETGTCEIFAWCPVEAKSKPTEPLLGKAEDFTVYIKNSIRFPKFNFSKTNVLDTKDSAFLKTCRFGPDSHYCPIFRLGSVVRWAGSSFQAMAVEGGVIGIQIEWDCDLDKAPSECNPHYSFSRLDNKFAEKSISSGYNFRFAKYYRDAAGVEFRTLIKAYGIRFDVMVNGKAGKFSIIPTIINVSSGLALMGAGAFFCDLVLIYLIKKSHFYRGKKYEEVRGREARARLAESPRRAGAWEPEVAAGPGPGPRGGKQSPRREPDGQRRERPEVQDGGSGPMGDGCVCQQLLEGCAQPARSGHLGNGEVTVEQLQTLQTVET; from the exons ATGGGGCAGGCGGGCTGGAAGGGGCTCCTCCTGTCGCTGTTCGACTACAAGACGGAAAAGTACGTCATCGCCAAGAACAAGAAGGTGGGCCTGCTCTACCGGCTGCTGCAGGTCTCCATCCTGATGTACCTGGTGCT GTGGGTGTTCCTGATGAAGAAGGGCTACCAGGACACGGACACCTCCCTGCAGAGTTCCGTCATCACCAAAGTCAAGGGTGTCGCTTTCACCAACACCTCGGAGCTGGGCGAGCGGCTCTGGGATGTGGCTGATTACGTCATCCCGCCCCAG GGAGAGAGCGTCTTCTTCGTGATGACCAACCTGATCGTGACCCCCAAACAGCGGCAGGACACGTGCGCTGAG CGAGAAGGCATTCCCGACGCCCTGTGCTCCAAGGACAGCGACTGCCCCCCCGGGGAGGCGGTGGTGGCCGGAAATG GAGTGAAGACCGGCCGCTGCCTGTGGGAGGGCAGCGCGGAGACGGGCACCTGTGAGATCTTCGCCTGGTGCCCCGTGGAGGCCAAGTCCAAGCCCAC GGAGCCCCTCCTGGGCAAGGCTGAGGACTTCACCGTTTACATAAAGAACTCCATTCGTTTCCccaaattcaacttctccaa GACGAATGTGCTGGACACCAAAGACAGCGCCTTCCTAAAGACCTGTCGCTTTGGCCCGGACAGCCACTACTGCCCCATCTTCCGGCTGGGGTCCGTGGTCCGCTGGGCTGGGAGCAGCTTCCAGGCGATGGCCGTGGAG GGCGGTGTAATAGGAATTCAGATCGAATGGGACTGTGACCTTGATAAAGCTCCCTCTGAATGCAACCCTCACTATTCTTTTAGCCGTCTGGACAACAAATTTGCAGAAAAGTCCATCTCTTCCGGGTACAACTTCAG GTTTGCCAAATATTACCGAGACGCAGCTGGGGTGGAGTTCCGCACCCTGATAAAAGCTTATGGGATCCGCTTTGATGTGATGGTGAACGGCAAG GCTGGGAAGTTTAGCATCATCCCCACCATCATCAACGTGAGCTCTGGGCTGGCGCTCATGGGAGCT GGAGCTTTCTTCTGTGACCTGGTGCTCATCTACCTCATTAAAAAGAGCCACTTCTACCGCGGCAAGAAGTACGAGGAAGTGAG GGGCCGGGAGGCCCGTGCGCGGCTGGCCGAGTCCCCGCGGCGTGCCGGGGCCTGGGAGCCCGAGGTGGCGGCGGGGCCGGGCCCGGGGCCGCGGGGCGGCAAGCAGAGCCCACGCAGGGAGCCAGACGGGCAGCGGCGGGAGCGGCCCGAGGTGCAGGACGGAGGCAGTGGCCCGATGGGGGACGGCTGCGTGTGCCAGCAGCTCCTCGAGGGCTGCGCCCAGCCCGCCAG GTCTGGCCACCTGGGGAATGGAGAGGTGACTGTGGAGCAGCTGCAGACCCTGCAGACAGTGGAGACGTAG
- the TAX1BP3 gene encoding tax1-binding protein 3 isoform X1: protein MSYIPGQPVTAVVQRVEIHKLRQGENLILGFSIGGGIDQDPSQNPFSEDKTDKGIYVTRVSEGGPAEIAGLQIGDKIMQVNGWDMTMVTHDQARKRLTKRSEEVVRLLVTRQSLQKAVQQSMLS, encoded by the exons ATGTCCTACATCCCGGGCCAGCCGGTTACCGCCGTGGTG CAAAGAGTTGAAATTCATAAGCTGCGTCAAGGTGAGAACTTAATCTTGGGATTCAGCATTGGAGGTGGAATTGACCAGGATCCCTCCCAGAATCCCTTCTCGGAAGATAAGACAGACaag GGCATTTATGTCACACGGGTGTCTGAGGGAGGCCCTGCTGAAATTGCTGGGCTACAGATTGGAGACAAGATCATGCAG GTGAATGGCTGGGACATGACCATGGTCACGCACGACCAGGCCCGGAAGCGGCTCACCAAGCGCTCGGAGGAGGTGGTGCGCCTGCTGGTGACACGGCAGTCACTACAGAAGGCTGTGCAGCAATCGATGTTGTCCTAG
- the TAX1BP3 gene encoding tax1-binding protein 3 isoform X2, which yields MADVGKQRVEIHKLRQGENLILGFSIGGGIDQDPSQNPFSEDKTDKGIYVTRVSEGGPAEIAGLQIGDKIMQVNGWDMTMVTHDQARKRLTKRSEEVVRLLVTRQSLQKAVQQSMLS from the exons ATGGCAGACGTGGGGAAA CAAAGAGTTGAAATTCATAAGCTGCGTCAAGGTGAGAACTTAATCTTGGGATTCAGCATTGGAGGTGGAATTGACCAGGATCCCTCCCAGAATCCCTTCTCGGAAGATAAGACAGACaag GGCATTTATGTCACACGGGTGTCTGAGGGAGGCCCTGCTGAAATTGCTGGGCTACAGATTGGAGACAAGATCATGCAG GTGAATGGCTGGGACATGACCATGGTCACGCACGACCAGGCCCGGAAGCGGCTCACCAAGCGCTCGGAGGAGGTGGTGCGCCTGCTGGTGACACGGCAGTCACTACAGAAGGCTGTGCAGCAATCGATGTTGTCCTAG
- the EMC6 gene encoding ER membrane protein complex subunit 6: MAAVVAKREGPPFISEAAVRGNAAVLDYCRTSVSALSGATAGILGLTGLYGFIFYLLASVLLSLLLILKAGRRWNKYFKSRRPLFTGGLFGGLFTYVLFWTFLYGMVHVY; the protein is encoded by the coding sequence ATGGCCGCCGTAGTGGCCAAGCGGGAAGGGCCGCCGTTTATCAGCGAGGCAGCTGTGAGGGGTAACGCCGCGGTCCTGGATTATTGCCGGACCTCAGTGTCAGCTCTGTCAGGGGCCACGGCGGGCATCCTCGGTCTCACCGGCCTCTACGGCTTCATCTTCTACCTGCTTGCCTCTGTCCTGCTCTCCCTGCTCCTCATTCTCAAAGCAGGAAGGAGGtggaacaaatattttaaatcgCGAAGACCTCTTTTCACAGGAGGTCTGTTCGGAGGTCTCTTCACCTACGTCCTGTTCTGGACATTCCTCTATGGCATGGTGCACGTCTACTGA